The following proteins are co-located in the Streptomyces sp. NBC_01198 genome:
- a CDS encoding deazapurine DNA modification protein DpdA family protein, giving the protein MRFYLTTHKRRWVERTEVPLFLKFEHFGIRTARTMPRATGRYAIDSGGFTILQRHGAWTTTPRDYVEDLRRIRDEVGPFDWAAPQDWMCEPAIVHGGTFGGQHFVGTHLSVTEHQRRTVANYLHLRELAPDLPIVPVVQGWELPDYDRCVDLYARQGIDLTQEPVVGLGSVCRRQSTREGAAIVTTLAGYGLKLHGFGFKTLGLQRVGHLMASADSLAWSTHARHRPPMPGHTTHKNCANCLPYALQWRTRTLAAMPPWQQPPLSSGEAA; this is encoded by the coding sequence GTGAGGTTCTACCTCACCACCCACAAACGGCGATGGGTAGAGCGCACCGAGGTGCCGCTGTTCCTGAAGTTCGAGCACTTCGGGATACGCACCGCCCGCACCATGCCGCGGGCGACCGGCCGATACGCCATCGACTCTGGTGGCTTCACCATCCTCCAACGCCACGGGGCGTGGACCACCACCCCCCGCGACTACGTCGAGGACCTGCGGCGCATCCGCGACGAGGTAGGCCCGTTCGACTGGGCAGCGCCGCAGGACTGGATGTGCGAACCCGCCATCGTTCACGGCGGGACGTTCGGCGGACAGCACTTCGTCGGGACCCATCTGAGCGTCACCGAGCACCAGCGCCGGACCGTCGCCAACTACCTGCACTTGCGGGAGTTGGCGCCGGACCTGCCGATTGTTCCGGTGGTGCAGGGCTGGGAGCTCCCGGACTACGACAGGTGCGTTGACCTGTACGCCCGGCAGGGCATCGACCTGACTCAGGAACCCGTAGTCGGCCTGGGGTCGGTGTGCCGCCGGCAGTCCACCCGCGAGGGCGCCGCCATCGTCACCACCCTCGCCGGATACGGCCTCAAGCTCCACGGCTTCGGCTTCAAAACCCTCGGCCTACAGCGCGTCGGCCACCTCATGGCATCCGCAGACTCCCTGGCCTGGTCCACCCACGCCCGACACCGACCCCCGATGCCCGGCCACACCACCCACAAGAACTGCGCCAACTGCCTGCCCTACGCACTCCAGTGGCGAACTCGCACGCTGGCCGCCATGCCGCCCTGGCAGCAACCGCCCCTGAGTAGCGGAGAAGCGGCGTGA
- a CDS encoding bifunctional DNA primase/polymerase, whose protein sequence is MTQQTRSALLYAALDAAGRGWPVFPLRPGDKPPALHGETRCPRTGDCAGGHRKFEQRATTNPERIERCWATGAYNVGIATGPAGLLVVDLDLLKPTDSPDTPDGATSFLALCERAGQPVPRTRRIETPSGGEHLYFTTPKGVRLPSSTGRLAPKIDTRAWGGYVVAPGSRTPHGPYTVAVDSPVANLPEWLQSLSEAPQGTTVGPTLRTPARASAVARAAFEREQAAVATATEGDRERTLFEAARKMGRFVAWGDLDRSEVERAFQWGAESTGLPSYQCRSTLRSALNWSIAHCKPREHA, encoded by the coding sequence ATGACCCAACAGACCCGAAGCGCGCTGCTCTATGCAGCGCTGGATGCCGCCGGCCGCGGCTGGCCCGTTTTCCCGCTGCGCCCCGGAGACAAGCCGCCGGCCCTGCACGGTGAGACCCGATGCCCCCGAACCGGGGACTGCGCCGGCGGGCACCGCAAATTCGAACAGCGCGCCACCACCAACCCCGAGCGCATCGAACGCTGCTGGGCAACCGGCGCCTACAACGTCGGCATCGCCACCGGCCCTGCCGGACTACTCGTGGTGGACCTGGATCTCCTCAAGCCCACGGACTCACCGGACACGCCTGACGGCGCGACCAGCTTCCTAGCGCTCTGCGAGCGCGCAGGGCAGCCGGTGCCGCGCACCCGCCGGATCGAGACTCCCAGCGGTGGGGAGCACCTGTACTTCACCACCCCCAAGGGTGTGCGGCTGCCCAGCAGCACCGGCCGCCTCGCCCCGAAAATCGACACACGCGCATGGGGCGGCTACGTCGTCGCCCCCGGCAGCCGGACGCCACACGGCCCGTACACGGTCGCGGTCGACTCGCCCGTTGCAAACCTCCCTGAATGGCTGCAAAGCCTCTCAGAAGCCCCACAGGGGACCACGGTGGGGCCGACCTTGCGAACACCCGCCCGCGCAAGCGCTGTTGCCCGGGCTGCGTTCGAGCGGGAACAGGCTGCCGTCGCAACGGCGACCGAGGGAGACCGCGAACGGACGCTGTTCGAAGCAGCGCGCAAGATGGGCCGGTTCGTGGCCTGGGGCGACCTGGACCGCAGCGAGGTAGAGCGGGCATTTCAGTGGGGGGCCGAGTCCACCGGACTGCCGTCCTACCAGTGCCGCTCGACCCTGCGCAGTGCACTGAACTGGTCCATCGCGCACTGCAAACCGCGGGAACACGCATGA
- a CDS encoding YfjI family protein: MTAQPVDSPEDLWAAFPAVDAPDTVSADAPWDDPVPLKQRRELPDFPTTALPGWLRDFTTAVAEETQTPVDLAGCVALAVLATAAGGRAVVHVRGRWREPTNLFTVCALPPGNRKSAVFAAMTDPLYEAEKQLKERAAPAIIEATLTSKLAREAADKAATKASSASGTSRDALISEAVGMAQQADTLAIPAEPQLLADDATAETITSLMADQGGRIAVMSAEGEIFDIIAGRYSGAPNMGPFLKGHAGDRLRVNRQTRREYIDHPALTMGLSVQPTVLDDIGRIKGAKGKGLLGRFLYSLPESTLGYRKTLPDPVPDAVAAVYERNVIALTLAMADWTDPAVLQLTPEADVAVQRFQDRMEPKLNPRGGSMTHISDWASKLHGAAVRIAGLLHLAEHLDRGHSQPVTADTMAAAITLADYFAGHALAVFDRMGANETAERARAVLDALKANLWPEVSKRDLMVKLSRSDFPTAADLDGPLSLLEDHGYLRPLPVVRTGTRGRPPSPRYLVHPYLTDPEA, encoded by the coding sequence ATGACCGCACAGCCTGTGGACAGCCCGGAAGACCTGTGGGCGGCATTCCCCGCCGTTGACGCCCCCGATACGGTCTCGGCCGATGCACCGTGGGACGACCCGGTACCGCTCAAACAGCGCCGGGAGCTCCCGGACTTCCCCACCACCGCACTGCCCGGATGGCTGCGGGACTTCACCACCGCCGTGGCGGAGGAAACGCAGACCCCCGTAGACCTCGCCGGATGCGTGGCGCTGGCGGTACTCGCGACCGCGGCCGGTGGCCGTGCTGTCGTCCACGTCCGCGGACGCTGGCGGGAGCCCACGAACCTGTTCACCGTGTGCGCGCTGCCTCCCGGCAACCGCAAATCCGCGGTGTTCGCCGCGATGACCGACCCGCTCTATGAGGCGGAGAAGCAACTCAAAGAGCGGGCAGCGCCGGCCATCATCGAAGCCACGCTCACCAGCAAACTCGCCCGCGAGGCAGCCGACAAAGCCGCCACGAAAGCATCCTCGGCATCCGGCACCAGCCGGGACGCGCTGATCTCCGAAGCGGTCGGAATGGCCCAGCAGGCCGACACCCTCGCCATCCCCGCCGAACCGCAACTGCTCGCCGACGACGCCACCGCGGAGACCATCACGTCCCTCATGGCCGACCAGGGTGGACGCATCGCCGTCATGTCCGCGGAAGGCGAGATCTTCGACATCATCGCCGGCCGCTACTCCGGTGCCCCCAACATGGGGCCATTCCTCAAAGGCCACGCCGGCGACCGGCTGCGGGTCAACCGGCAGACCCGCCGCGAATATATCGACCACCCCGCACTCACCATGGGCCTGTCCGTGCAGCCGACCGTTCTGGACGACATCGGCCGCATCAAAGGCGCCAAAGGCAAAGGGCTGCTCGGCAGGTTCCTGTACTCCCTGCCGGAATCCACCCTCGGCTACCGCAAGACCCTGCCCGACCCGGTACCCGACGCCGTCGCCGCCGTGTACGAGCGGAACGTCATCGCGCTCACTCTGGCCATGGCCGACTGGACGGACCCCGCCGTCCTGCAGCTCACCCCCGAAGCGGATGTGGCGGTCCAGCGCTTCCAGGACCGCATGGAGCCCAAGCTCAACCCCCGCGGCGGGTCCATGACGCACATCTCCGATTGGGCCTCCAAGCTCCACGGCGCGGCGGTCCGCATCGCCGGCCTGCTGCACCTGGCCGAACACCTCGACCGCGGCCACAGCCAACCGGTCACCGCCGACACCATGGCCGCGGCCATCACGCTCGCCGACTATTTCGCCGGCCACGCCCTCGCGGTGTTCGACCGCATGGGCGCCAACGAGACCGCGGAGCGCGCCCGTGCCGTCCTGGACGCTCTCAAGGCGAACCTGTGGCCCGAAGTCAGCAAACGCGACCTCATGGTCAAGCTCTCCCGCTCCGACTTCCCCACCGCCGCCGACCTCGACGGCCCACTGAGCCTCCTCGAAGACCACGGCTACCTGAGACCGCTGCCCGTGGTCCGCACCGGCACCCGCGGCCGGCCGCCCTCCCCCCGCTACCTCGTGCACCCCTACCTGACCGACCCCGAAGCCTGA
- a CDS encoding helix-turn-helix transcriptional regulator, which translates to MATSTTDPRSTLRSGLPDRYLTPADLADLLAVPLETVYQWRKKRTGPPGFRVGKHLRYDPAAVRQWVNERAVADTAA; encoded by the coding sequence GTGGCTACCTCAACCACCGACCCGCGCAGCACCCTGCGATCCGGTCTTCCGGACCGCTACCTCACCCCCGCAGACCTCGCCGACCTTCTCGCCGTGCCGCTGGAGACCGTCTACCAGTGGCGTAAGAAGCGCACCGGCCCGCCTGGATTCCGCGTCGGCAAGCACCTCCGATACGACCCTGCGGCCGTACGGCAGTGGGTCAACGAACGCGCGGTCGCCGACACCGCAGCCTGA
- a CDS encoding tyrosine-type recombinase/integrase, producing the protein MAGHIQDRWYKTETVPDGKTVRVKTDRYGTGMRYRARYVAPDGTERSRSFPDKQKRLAEAWLAQIAADMTRGQYADPAAGRVTFQQYATQWLASQTTDVSTIAAMELRFRLHAFPHIGSRSLSAFQPGNVRTWARALKDSSIASSYQRVIFANVSAVFTAAVDDGIIARNPCRAGSVKAPKLDPRKLRPWTRERVLSVQQGLPAQYATIVDTGAGCGLRQGEIFGLAVDEVDFVAGVVHVVRQVKMVSSHLVFAPPKGGKLRDVPLPDVVSYELAAHITRRPPVEVTLPWKTPDGPPVTATLLFYSRERKALNRNYFNMYLWKPALVSAGVIPERQPGERFKESREHGMHALRHYYASVLLDAGENIKALAEYLGHSDPGFTLRTYTHLMPNSQDRARKAIDDALRGPAAPTS; encoded by the coding sequence ATGGCAGGGCACATCCAAGACCGCTGGTACAAAACCGAGACTGTTCCGGATGGCAAGACCGTCCGCGTCAAAACCGATCGCTACGGCACCGGTATGCGCTACCGGGCCAGGTACGTCGCGCCCGATGGGACGGAGCGCAGCCGCTCCTTTCCTGACAAGCAGAAGCGTCTGGCCGAGGCTTGGCTCGCGCAGATCGCAGCAGACATGACCCGCGGCCAGTACGCGGACCCGGCCGCGGGCAGGGTCACATTCCAGCAGTACGCGACGCAGTGGCTCGCGTCGCAGACCACGGACGTGTCCACCATCGCGGCCATGGAGTTGCGGTTCCGGCTTCACGCCTTCCCGCACATCGGGTCGCGTTCCCTGAGCGCCTTCCAGCCGGGGAACGTCCGTACGTGGGCTCGCGCGCTCAAAGACTCCAGCATCGCGTCTTCCTACCAGCGCGTCATCTTCGCGAACGTGTCTGCCGTGTTCACCGCTGCCGTCGATGACGGCATCATCGCTCGGAACCCCTGCCGTGCCGGCTCCGTCAAGGCACCGAAGCTGGACCCTCGGAAGCTCAGGCCCTGGACGCGCGAGCGTGTCCTCTCGGTGCAGCAAGGCCTTCCGGCCCAGTACGCCACGATCGTGGATACCGGCGCGGGATGTGGTCTACGGCAGGGCGAGATATTCGGGCTCGCAGTCGATGAGGTGGACTTCGTTGCCGGCGTCGTGCACGTCGTCCGGCAGGTGAAGATGGTCAGCTCGCACCTAGTCTTTGCTCCGCCCAAAGGCGGCAAGCTGCGGGACGTACCTCTACCGGACGTGGTCTCGTACGAGCTCGCCGCCCACATCACCCGGCGCCCGCCGGTGGAGGTCACTCTGCCGTGGAAGACCCCTGATGGTCCTCCCGTGACCGCCACGCTCTTGTTCTACTCACGCGAGCGAAAGGCCCTCAACAGGAACTACTTCAACATGTACCTGTGGAAGCCTGCTCTGGTCTCCGCTGGCGTCATCCCTGAGCGCCAGCCGGGCGAGAGGTTCAAGGAGTCGCGAGAGCACGGCATGCACGCGCTTCGGCACTACTACGCGTCCGTGCTGCTGGATGCCGGTGAGAACATCAAGGCCCTCGCCGAGTACCTGGGGCACTCAGACCCGGGATTCACTCTGCGGACCTACACGCACCTCATGCCAAACAGCCAGGACCGCGCACGTAAGGCCATTGACGACGCCCTGCGTGGCCCTGCTGCTCCGACAAGTTGA
- a CDS encoding restriction endonuclease, with translation MNARTAEPVLWTIGLGDVVKRTDLHERYGGRRQGGIGPSRVSANVLLFTDPAKGHKHGYFDGWGEDGCYHYAGEGQVGDQKMTQGNLAILKHRQERRTLRLFKGVASGMCQYLGEFTLPDEQPWYRTDAPETNGGPIRSVIMFRLQPVSAEEPVGTQLPHTPSAEPEVELIDVETQHTERMLVDPSREPYEAERVEARLVRAFAEYLRLLGRSVGRHRIAPAGVAKQLLTDLYDTTTNRLYEAKGSVSREAIRMAIGQLFDYSRFLPRPTLGLLVPSRPEDDLLDLCNQLQITIVWPEGDGYASTEAV, from the coding sequence ATGAACGCCAGGACGGCAGAGCCGGTGCTGTGGACGATCGGCCTCGGCGACGTGGTGAAGCGCACCGATCTTCACGAGCGCTACGGCGGGCGTCGTCAGGGTGGCATCGGCCCCTCCCGCGTGTCAGCAAACGTCCTCCTTTTCACTGACCCAGCCAAGGGCCACAAGCACGGCTACTTCGACGGTTGGGGCGAGGACGGCTGCTACCACTACGCGGGCGAGGGACAAGTCGGCGACCAGAAGATGACTCAGGGCAACCTGGCGATCCTGAAGCATCGGCAAGAACGCCGCACTCTGCGCCTCTTCAAGGGTGTCGCTTCCGGCATGTGTCAGTACCTCGGCGAGTTCACGCTTCCTGACGAGCAGCCCTGGTATCGCACTGACGCGCCGGAGACGAACGGTGGTCCCATTCGCAGCGTGATCATGTTCCGTCTGCAACCTGTCTCAGCCGAGGAACCGGTGGGAACGCAACTCCCCCACACACCCAGCGCCGAGCCCGAGGTAGAGCTGATAGACGTCGAAACTCAGCACACTGAGCGGATGTTGGTGGACCCGTCGCGTGAGCCGTACGAAGCTGAGCGGGTTGAGGCGAGGCTGGTTCGCGCTTTTGCCGAATACCTTCGACTGCTCGGTCGCTCGGTCGGTCGCCACCGGATCGCCCCCGCAGGCGTCGCGAAGCAGTTGCTGACGGATCTCTACGACACCACAACCAATCGTCTGTACGAGGCGAAGGGCTCGGTCTCCCGGGAAGCGATTCGCATGGCAATCGGACAACTGTTCGACTACTCCCGTTTCTTGCCTCGCCCGACGCTGGGACTACTCGTCCCGTCTCGGCCAGAGGACGATCTACTTGATCTGTGCAATCAGCTACAGATCACTATCGTGTGGCCTGAGGGAGACGGATACGCATCCACAGAAGCGGTCTAG